AGCATCCTATAAAAATTAACTGGCAATTAAAGCGATAGTGCCAGAATTATAAGGTGCTAATCTCTGGAAAAACAATGTACCCTACATGTTGTCTATTGAAACTGAGATTGCAGGTATATAGTATGGTCGAATTTAACATGATCATACACATAAATAAAGCAACTCAAGGAAGAGGTGTTTTTTTACTTAGTGAATTTAAATTTGTGCATGAAAGTTACACATGCAATGCTGTATCTTGATAAGAATATGACGAAGATACGTGGAGAATTGCATAGATACTTTATAATCTTATATCTCGATGGAAGTTTCAACCCTTCAATGATGGACTAGTTCGATAGTTTCTAATGTAAAACTCTACTGTCTTTCTCAAATTAGAAAGACATTCCTATTGGgcttttgaatttacaTGTTCAATTTTAAAATAATTATTCTATAATAGTAGACCCTATAGAGtaattttatatatgaCTTGACGCACTAAGGAATCTATCCTTCCCAAAGCCAAAATAGTAGTAAAATCTCCTCGTATTTCCTTTATGTTACTCGCCTTTTGGgaaagtaaaaataacaaaCAATAGAACCTAATTACCACCTCTTAGCGTCAGTACTAAATGAAGTTGCATTCCTTCTACTAGGTGTGCATCCGTCACGGTTAGTTTATCATCACTTCTCAGTCGTTAGTAAAATCTAAGATATAAACAAGCTTGAAATGTAATTAACCATCATGCTAACTTTACATACATTTGTTTGCCCTGGAATATTAGTCTTTGTTGAGATGGTGGAATCccctctttttcttccaatagTTCTTTGATGTGATATACGAGATCTGATTCCTTCAGTTCAACAGAAATCTCTTTACCGGTCAATGTCTTTACTTTAACAATCATTAATTATAAGGATAAAAGTTTAATTAGCTTCCTTCACTTATGCCACTCCTATAAAATTGTATTTGATCAAAGCTTCGGCTTTTCATGCTATTACTTAATTCACCCTTCCGAATATGCCATCGAAATTTTACTTTTCAGTGTTAGTATGTTTATTTTAAAGATAATTATCCAACGACGGAGACCAAGGAAAAGTAAAAGATGTTACCAACTCCTTATGTAAAATGCGACTACAATAAAGTATACGAGCCTGCTGAAGATAGTTTCCTTATACTGGATTGCctagaaaaagaacatgactttttgaaacaaagaTTTGCCCACCGTTTGGCCGTCGTTTGTGAAATAGGATCAGGATCTGGTATCGTTACAACGTTCATAATGCAAAATGAAATACTACCGCCAGAAACTTCCATCCATCTGGCACTAGATATCAACCCATGGGCACTCGAATCGACCCTGGGTACTGCGAAGCTGAACTCATGTGATGATTCATTTTTAGACGTGATTCAAAGCGATTTGAATTCTTGTCTTCGAAACAACCAGATTGACATTCTAATATTTAATCCTCCATATGTTCCAGCAGAATGTGTGCCGGAAGTTCCAAGATCAAGGGAGGAGGCGGATCAGTGGCTAGACTTGGCATTACTAGGCGGGAAAGATGGAATGGCAATCACTAGTAAACTATTGCAACAATTAGATAAAATTCTTTCTCCAGATGGTATTGCTTATATCTTATTTTGTGCAAGAAATAAGCCTGAAGAAGTTGTCCAAGAGTTTCTCGAAACCTACGGGTGGAATGTTAAATTAATTGAAATGAGAAAGGCGGGATGGGAAGTGCTCAGTGTTTACAGCTTTACAAGATGATCAATAGAACGGCCTTTAAACCATAGCAAATATCCTGCCTGTATTTCTATTTGAATTATataatctttttttatttagtGAAGTAGTACACAGAACATGGTCATGACAAAATATCTTTCTTGAGATCTTCACCACAACCGTATACATCTACTGTTCCCAATCCGTACACTTCCTCATAATGTACATAACTTAAAttctggaagaaatttCTGAGTTGTGAGTGCCTTTCAATTTTGTGAATGCCTCGCAATAATGGAAGGCCATCTTTCAAAGTTGTCGGTAGTTCGAGATCATCGGCCTTACTTATCTCATAGTCCTTGAATTCTGCAATTTCGTCTACTAGTGCGACGAATGAatttgttttatatacaCAATTTATTGTATCAATGACAAATATCCATTCATTCGTAGAAGTAAAGCCTTCCATATTGAGTAAGAGCAATAAATCCAGGGTTTTACAAACTTGTAATATTGTTTGTGAATCAACGTCTGATTGTATTTGCAATGATTCATAAAACTCTTGTAAATTAGTTTGTAAACAGTAGCAGATCATAGACCAAAAGTCGTTGAAATGCGACTCTGAAAAtctcaaaaataaaacccTTAGTAGGATCCAGCAACTTCCCTTAAGCTTGATATCCTTGGATATCAAATATTGACAAACACAACTTATCAGAGAGGAAAATTGCAACAAATATGCGTCATTTGGTGATATCATTAGCAAGTATGATATCTTCAGAAGGTTTTGGCACTTATATTCTATCTCTGAATCGCTTCCCAAGTTAAATGTGATCAGCGCTGGCGTCACACTTGAGCGCTTGGAGCCAATTTCTAAGAGTAAATCATTtaaaatctttgatttATTCTCTGGGTAAACGGACCACTCgtaaataattttttcccaGATTTGGTCACTGCCTACCACCGAAAGCTTCTTATCGTTCTGAAATAACTCAGCAATCAAGAGTCTCCAACTTTTGACTTTCGAACCTAAATTAGCTATAACCACAGCCAGCTCGAGGACATAACTTGGAATAgttttttcacttcttgGCTTGATGTATGGAGTTAGACATTGGTTTACAATTGTCGATAACGTTGTATTGAATTTGTCACCTCCAACTTGatcattgataatatatTGAACACGCCACACTACAAACTCTAAATCTTTGAACGAAGCGGGGTTGCCTCGATATAGGCTCGGAAAGTTGATAAATGCATTGGTcaaatact
This is a stretch of genomic DNA from Saccharomyces kudriavzevii IFO 1802 strain IFO1802 genome assembly, chromosome: 4. It encodes these proteins:
- the MTQ2 gene encoding S-adenosylmethionine-dependent methyltransferase (similar to Saccharomyces cerevisiae MTQ2 (YDR140W); ancestral locus Anc_8.312); translated protein: MLPTPYVKCDYNKVYEPAEDSFLILDCLEKEHDFLKQRFAHRLAVVCEIGSGSGIVTTFIMQNEILPPETSIHLALDINPWALESTLGTAKLNSCDDSFLDVIQSDLNSCLRNNQIDILIFNPPYVPAECVPEVPRSREEADQWLDLALLGGKDGMAITSKLLQQLDKILSPDGIAYILFCARNKPEEVVQEFLETYGWNVKLIEMRKAGWEVLSVYSFTR